The Octadecabacter arcticus 238 genome contains a region encoding:
- a CDS encoding M16 family metallopeptidase, with the protein MRLLAAALAVFATFAPVLTQAEEVTTYQLDNGMDVVVIEDHRAPVVVHMLWYRAGSADEPVGSSGVAHYLEHLLFKATDTVESGEFQRVVAENGGSDNAFTSYDYTGYFQRVAADRLPLMMQYEADRMNNLVLTEDDIVFERGVILEERNQRTEKSPNALAREQMRASQFLNHRYGVPIIGWKHEMETLDMDDALSFYDLYYSPNNAILVVAGDVQPDEVLALAQEHYGPIPMEPDLPERFRTQEPPQTAERRLIFEDPRVAQPYITRSYLAPERDAGAQEDAAALTYLADLLGGSPFTSALGIALQFDTSIAVYAGAYYDGLNLDDGTFGFTVVPSDGVSLQEAEDAMDAAIVDFLEAGIDPERMEALRTQLKAGEIYARDNVGGLARRYGVALTSGLTVQDVQAWPDILQAVTAEDVLAVAARVLDRNQSVTGWVIPSREVLQ; encoded by the coding sequence ATGCGCCTTCTCGCTGCGGCCCTTGCCGTGTTCGCCACCTTTGCCCCCGTTCTGACGCAGGCTGAGGAAGTTACGACCTACCAGCTCGACAACGGGATGGATGTGGTGGTCATCGAAGATCACCGAGCGCCGGTCGTGGTGCATATGTTGTGGTATCGCGCTGGATCAGCTGATGAACCTGTCGGGTCGTCAGGTGTGGCGCATTATCTGGAACATTTGCTGTTCAAGGCGACCGACACGGTTGAAAGCGGTGAATTCCAGCGTGTCGTGGCGGAAAATGGCGGGTCCGACAACGCGTTCACCAGCTATGATTACACCGGATATTTTCAGCGCGTCGCCGCAGACCGTCTGCCACTGATGATGCAATATGAAGCCGACCGGATGAACAATCTGGTGCTGACCGAAGATGATATCGTGTTCGAACGTGGTGTGATTTTGGAAGAACGCAATCAGCGCACCGAAAAATCTCCCAATGCTTTGGCGCGTGAACAGATGCGGGCGTCTCAATTCCTGAATCATCGATACGGCGTGCCAATCATCGGTTGGAAGCACGAGATGGAGACGCTTGATATGGACGACGCGCTGTCGTTCTACGATCTGTATTATTCTCCAAACAATGCGATCCTTGTGGTTGCAGGCGATGTTCAACCTGATGAGGTGTTGGCACTGGCGCAGGAACACTACGGTCCGATCCCGATGGAACCTGATTTGCCAGAACGGTTCCGCACCCAAGAACCGCCACAAACAGCAGAACGTCGTCTGATCTTTGAAGACCCGCGCGTGGCACAACCCTATATAACCCGAAGCTACCTTGCGCCTGAACGCGACGCTGGTGCGCAAGAAGACGCGGCGGCACTGACTTATCTGGCGGACCTTCTGGGCGGATCGCCGTTCACATCCGCGCTGGGCATTGCGCTGCAATTTGACACCAGCATAGCCGTTTATGCAGGCGCGTATTATGACGGTTTGAACCTTGATGATGGCACGTTTGGCTTTACGGTTGTTCCATCCGACGGCGTCAGTCTGCAAGAGGCTGAAGACGCCATGGACGCCGCGATTGTGGACTTCCTTGAGGCTGGGATTGATCCTGAACGCATGGAAGCATTGCGCACGCAACTTAAGGCGGGTGAAATCTATGCCCGCGATAACGTTGGAGGATTGGCGCGCCGTTATGGCGTGGCGTTGACGTCTGGATTGACAGTGCAAGACGTTCAGGCGTGGCCGGATATCCTGCAAGCGGTTACCGCCGAAGACGTGCTCGCGGTCGCTGCACGTGTTCTAGATCGCAATCAATCCGTCACAGGCTGGGTTATCCCCAGCCGGGAGGTTCTCCAATGA
- a CDS encoding M16 family metallopeptidase, translated as MIRLFLALALSLSAVSAQAQMEIQEITSPGGINAWLVQEESIPFVAIEIVIDGGASLEDPAKRGATNLMTALLEEGSGDLGAREFQEARERIAASFGFSAYDDSISISAVFLTENRDEAMALLRDALTKPRFDDAAIERVRAQVLSIIRSDAQDPNSIASATFDAAAFGDHPYGTSIDGTAESVAALTRDDLFEAHRNSLVQSRIYVGASGDISADELGSLIDDLLGDLPMEGPAFPTRVEFGLGGGTTIVPFETPQSVALFGQAGIERDDDDFFAAYLLNEILGGRGVESRLMREVREKRGLTYGINTYLVPKTLAEVYLGSVASANGTIAEAISVVRDEWALMAKDGVSAVELDQAKTYLTGAYPLRFDGNAEIAGILASMQWTGLTPEYIINRNDFVNAVTLDDINRVAAELLDPDGLHFVVVGQPEGLEASD; from the coding sequence ATGATCCGTCTATTCCTCGCCCTCGCGCTGTCGCTGAGCGCTGTTTCAGCCCAAGCCCAAATGGAAATCCAAGAAATCACATCGCCGGGCGGAATCAACGCGTGGTTGGTGCAAGAAGAGTCGATCCCCTTTGTTGCGATCGAAATTGTGATTGATGGCGGTGCCTCCCTCGAGGACCCTGCAAAACGTGGGGCCACTAATTTGATGACGGCACTTCTTGAAGAAGGATCAGGCGATCTGGGCGCGCGCGAATTTCAAGAAGCCCGCGAGCGGATTGCAGCTTCGTTCGGGTTTAGTGCCTATGACGACTCGATCTCAATCTCTGCCGTATTCCTGACCGAAAACCGCGATGAAGCGATGGCGTTGCTGCGCGATGCATTGACCAAGCCGCGGTTTGATGACGCCGCGATTGAACGGGTCCGCGCACAGGTCCTGTCGATCATCCGATCCGACGCGCAAGACCCCAACAGCATCGCAAGCGCGACCTTCGATGCAGCAGCATTTGGCGATCATCCTTACGGGACATCGATTGACGGCACGGCCGAATCTGTCGCAGCCCTCACGCGGGATGATCTGTTTGAGGCACACCGCAATTCGCTGGTGCAAAGCCGCATCTATGTCGGTGCATCCGGCGATATCTCAGCAGATGAACTCGGGTCGTTGATTGATGACTTGCTGGGCGATTTGCCAATGGAAGGCCCCGCCTTTCCAACGCGCGTCGAATTTGGATTGGGCGGCGGAACGACTATCGTACCATTTGAAACGCCACAATCCGTTGCGTTGTTTGGACAGGCGGGGATTGAACGTGACGACGATGATTTCTTTGCCGCCTACCTGCTGAACGAAATCCTTGGCGGGCGTGGAGTTGAAAGCCGCCTAATGCGCGAAGTGCGTGAAAAACGCGGGCTGACCTATGGAATCAATACCTATCTTGTGCCAAAAACACTGGCTGAAGTTTACCTCGGCTCTGTCGCGTCTGCCAATGGCACGATTGCCGAAGCGATCAGTGTTGTGCGCGATGAGTGGGCTTTGATGGCAAAAGACGGCGTCAGCGCGGTTGAGTTGGATCAGGCCAAAACCTATCTGACGGGTGCTTATCCGCTGCGGTTTGATGGCAATGCTGAAATTGCGGGGATACTTGCGTCGATGCAATGGACTGGGCTGACGCCGGAATATATCATCAATCGCAATGATTTTGTGAACGCAGTGACGCTCGATGACATCAACCGCGTCGCAGCTGAACTGCTTGACCCTGACGGGCTGCATTTTGTTGTTGTCGGCCAACCTGAGGGGCTTGAGGCGAGCGATTAA
- the lspA gene encoding signal peptidase II, which produces MRLTYWTGFWIFLFDQVTKYIVLYQVNLPAQPNQTYEVFAPLLTLRMAWNRGVNFGLFADFDMRWALIAVALIISAFVLWWIRRENAGRWAHISAGLLVGGAIGNVVDRVLHGAVADFLNVSCCGINNPYAFNVADISIFVGAIGLVLFTDGGNKKKTA; this is translated from the coding sequence ATGCGGCTGACTTACTGGACCGGTTTTTGGATTTTCCTGTTTGATCAGGTCACAAAATATATCGTGCTTTATCAGGTGAATTTGCCTGCTCAGCCAAACCAAACATACGAGGTGTTTGCGCCACTGCTGACATTGCGCATGGCGTGGAACCGTGGCGTCAATTTTGGATTGTTTGCTGATTTTGATATGCGGTGGGCGCTGATTGCCGTGGCGCTGATTATTTCGGCATTCGTTCTCTGGTGGATACGGCGTGAAAATGCCGGGCGCTGGGCGCATATTAGCGCTGGTCTGCTGGTCGGCGGTGCGATTGGCAACGTCGTGGACCGTGTTTTGCACGGCGCAGTCGCAGATTTTCTGAATGTGTCATGCTGCGGGATCAACAACCCATATGCGTTCAACGTCGCGGATATTTCGATATTTGTTGGCGCGATCGGACTTGTGCTGTTCACGGATGGCGGCAACAAAAAGAAGACTGCGTGA
- the mutL gene encoding DNA mismatch repair endonuclease MutL has translation MSEPDPNIGDPVSDLADPVSNIGGPRPVIRQLDDAAINRIAAGEVVERPASVVKELIENALDARASRVEVFVADGGKTLIRVTDNGVGMTAQDLPLALSRHATSKIDGSDLLNIHSFGFRGEALPSLGAVGRLTIRSRTNGGEGCEISVSGGAHTAVRPAALTAGTIVELRDLFYATPARLKFLRTDRAEMQAISEVVKRLAMAEPFVTFVLTDVSGGKSRVTFRADGETGDMFDALHARLRGVLGKDFAENALAIDAQRDGVHLTGFAALPTYSRGSAVQQFLYVNGRPVRDKVLIGALRGAYMDTLSRDRHPAACLFIDVEPTRVDVNVHPAKSEVRFRDPAIVRGLIVSALRAALAQAGHRASSTVANETLGAMQPEQTEPRVYQMDRPTGGIGPAYRPSGFADMAQDMSGRVEMIEPNDGPRAEEHPLGAARAQVHENYIIAQTETGIVIVDGHAAHERLVYEKLKTQMAENGVAAQALLIPEIIEMSDDDAAQLLAVADELSRFGLTIEPFGGRAIAVRETPAILGEVNAEAMLRDILDELSDQGSSTLVQEKLEAILSRIACHGSIRTGRSMRGEEMNALLREMERTPRSGQCNHGRPTYVELKLSDIERLFGRT, from the coding sequence ATGTCTGAACCTGACCCCAACATAGGCGACCCGGTTTCCGATTTGGCCGACCCGGTTTCCAACATAGGCGGCCCCCGCCCCGTTATTCGCCAGCTCGACGATGCTGCGATCAACCGTATCGCGGCGGGTGAGGTCGTGGAACGTCCGGCGTCGGTGGTCAAAGAACTCATTGAAAATGCTTTGGATGCGCGCGCGTCGCGGGTTGAAGTCTTCGTCGCTGATGGTGGGAAGACTTTGATCCGTGTCACTGACAACGGGGTCGGGATGACTGCCCAAGATTTGCCGCTGGCCCTGTCACGCCATGCCACGTCAAAGATCGATGGGTCCGATTTGCTGAACATCCACAGTTTCGGTTTTCGCGGAGAGGCGTTGCCGTCCCTTGGCGCAGTTGGTCGATTGACGATCCGAAGCCGCACCAATGGTGGTGAGGGTTGCGAAATTTCAGTTTCGGGTGGTGCCCACACCGCCGTGCGCCCAGCGGCCTTGACTGCGGGAACAATCGTTGAACTGCGCGATCTATTCTATGCCACACCCGCACGTCTGAAGTTCCTGCGCACGGATCGCGCAGAAATGCAGGCGATCAGCGAGGTGGTCAAACGCCTTGCCATGGCGGAGCCTTTTGTGACGTTTGTTTTGACGGATGTATCTGGCGGTAAGTCCCGCGTGACGTTTCGCGCCGACGGCGAAACGGGCGATATGTTTGACGCGCTCCACGCCCGACTGCGTGGCGTTCTGGGTAAAGATTTTGCCGAAAATGCGCTGGCGATTGATGCGCAACGCGACGGTGTACATCTAACGGGATTTGCCGCGTTGCCGACTTATTCGCGCGGATCGGCGGTGCAGCAATTTCTGTATGTGAATGGTCGTCCTGTGCGTGACAAAGTCCTGATCGGGGCGCTGCGCGGGGCCTATATGGACACGCTGAGCCGTGATCGGCATCCGGCGGCATGTCTGTTTATTGATGTTGAGCCGACCCGCGTTGACGTCAATGTACACCCCGCAAAGTCAGAAGTTCGATTTCGCGATCCCGCTATCGTGCGCGGGCTGATTGTCAGCGCGTTGCGCGCGGCCTTAGCGCAAGCGGGACATCGCGCGTCGAGTACGGTTGCCAATGAAACTCTGGGCGCAATGCAGCCCGAACAGACGGAGCCGCGGGTCTATCAGATGGATCGCCCCACAGGTGGTATTGGCCCCGCGTATCGCCCGAGCGGCTTCGCAGACATGGCGCAGGATATGTCAGGCCGTGTTGAAATGATTGAGCCGAACGACGGCCCCCGCGCCGAAGAACACCCGCTCGGGGCGGCGCGTGCGCAGGTCCATGAGAATTACATTATCGCGCAGACTGAAACTGGCATTGTCATTGTTGACGGACACGCCGCCCATGAACGGCTGGTTTATGAAAAGCTGAAAACCCAGATGGCGGAAAACGGGGTCGCGGCGCAGGCGTTGCTAATCCCCGAGATTATCGAAATGTCTGACGATGATGCAGCGCAATTGTTGGCTGTGGCCGACGAGCTGTCGCGGTTCGGTCTGACCATCGAACCCTTTGGTGGCCGTGCCATTGCGGTGCGCGAAACGCCTGCCATTCTGGGCGAGGTCAACGCCGAGGCCATGTTGCGTGATATTCTTGACGAACTCAGTGACCAAGGGTCCAGCACGTTGGTACAAGAAAAACTTGAGGCGATCCTGAGCCGTATTGCCTGCCATGGATCCATCCGCACAGGTCGTTCGATGCGTGGTGAAGAAATGAATGCCCTGCTGCGCGAAATGGAACGCACGCCACGTTCGGGGCAATGCAACCATGGTCGGCCAACCTATGTAGAGCTCAAACTGAGCGATATTGAGCGATTGTTCGGGCGCACCTGA
- a CDS encoding heparinase II/III family protein, with protein MLNSRGDRRGDAVDTSDTYSRRERLMNRLHARRAARTRPATGFQSNPEPRMIGHYARGRQLLAGNFLFSGHLIEAPGVNLWDAAERVTTSTNSVHGFAWLDDLAAVGDTKARVSAQKWVSDWIARYAHGRGAGWTPDITGRRLIRWIAHGFFLLRGADKDASQAYFKSAAQQAIFLSRRWHVARAGLPRFEALAGMIYAGLSLQGMEDRVDPAIAVLARDCKIQIGPDGGIASRNPEELLEILTLLTWVETALSGSGREVPETMLSAMARMAPALRAMRHSDGGLARFHGGGRGLDGWLDQALAAVGTMEQPDQGLHMGYGRLAAGRTSLIADTAAPPIGVAAAEAHASTLAMELTSGRRPLIVNCGSGSSFGPEWRRAGRATPSHSTLCIDGVSSAHIAVRKDGAELLCDGPIEVQSEFTALGDGNRLEMAHDGYRRSHGLTHVRTLDLSKDGRALAGEDLLTILESFDEPIFDKALDTEKLQGIPWSVRFHLHPEVDAIVDWGGAAVSLTQKSGEIWVFRHDGAGEMRLEPSVYLENGRLRPRATQQVVLSGRAMSYATRIRWSLSKAQDTPTALRDVKENQPEFDV; from the coding sequence ATGCTGAATAGCAGGGGCGACAGACGAGGCGACGCAGTGGACACATCCGATACCTATTCAAGACGCGAACGTCTGATGAACCGGCTGCATGCGCGGCGGGCGGCGCGGACGCGCCCTGCGACGGGGTTTCAATCCAATCCTGAACCTAGAATGATCGGTCATTACGCACGTGGCAGGCAGCTACTTGCTGGAAATTTCTTGTTCTCTGGCCATCTGATCGAAGCCCCTGGCGTAAACCTTTGGGATGCAGCGGAACGGGTGACGACATCGACCAATTCTGTACACGGGTTTGCTTGGCTTGATGATCTGGCGGCAGTCGGTGACACAAAAGCGCGGGTTTCCGCCCAAAAGTGGGTGAGCGACTGGATTGCGCGTTATGCCCACGGTCGCGGGGCGGGATGGACGCCGGACATAACCGGACGGCGATTGATCCGCTGGATCGCGCATGGGTTCTTCTTGTTGCGTGGGGCCGACAAGGACGCGTCACAGGCCTATTTTAAATCCGCTGCCCAGCAAGCAATTTTTCTATCACGTCGCTGGCACGTGGCGCGCGCTGGCCTGCCCCGATTCGAGGCATTGGCGGGAATGATTTACGCGGGGCTTTCGCTGCAAGGCATGGAAGACCGCGTTGATCCCGCGATTGCGGTTCTGGCCCGCGATTGCAAAATTCAGATTGGGCCGGACGGCGGTATTGCGTCGCGCAACCCAGAAGAACTGCTGGAAATCCTGACACTGCTCACGTGGGTTGAAACTGCGCTTAGCGGTTCGGGACGGGAAGTCCCTGAAACGATGCTGTCGGCGATGGCCCGAATGGCACCTGCATTGCGGGCGATGCGTCACTCTGATGGTGGGCTGGCAAGGTTTCATGGCGGTGGTCGCGGGCTTGATGGCTGGCTTGATCAGGCGTTGGCAGCTGTCGGCACGATGGAACAGCCCGATCAGGGTTTGCACATGGGTTACGGCAGACTTGCGGCGGGTCGCACGAGTTTGATTGCCGACACAGCAGCGCCGCCCATAGGTGTCGCAGCCGCCGAGGCACATGCATCAACTCTCGCGATGGAACTGACGTCTGGCCGTCGTCCTTTGATTGTGAATTGTGGGTCGGGCAGCAGTTTTGGCCCCGAATGGCGCCGTGCCGGACGCGCCACGCCGAGCCATTCGACGCTGTGCATCGATGGCGTATCATCAGCCCACATTGCGGTGCGTAAAGACGGTGCGGAACTGCTCTGTGACGGGCCAATTGAGGTGCAATCCGAATTCACCGCGTTGGGGGACGGCAACCGTCTTGAAATGGCCCATGATGGCTACCGCAGGTCGCACGGGCTGACCCATGTCCGCACACTTGATCTAAGCAAGGATGGCCGGGCGCTGGCAGGTGAAGACTTGCTGACAATCCTTGAGTCTTTCGACGAGCCAATTTTTGACAAAGCGCTCGACACCGAAAAGCTGCAAGGCATTCCGTGGTCTGTGCGGTTTCATTTGCACCCAGAAGTGGACGCGATTGTCGATTGGGGGGGGGCAGCCGTATCCCTGACCCAGAAGTCCGGTGAGATTTGGGTGTTTCGCCACGATGGTGCTGGCGAAATGCGCCTTGAGCCTTCGGTTTACCTCGAAAATGGTCGCCTGCGCCCGCGTGCAACACAACAGGTGGTTTTATCCGGACGCGCAATGTCATATGCGACGCGCATCCGCTGGTCTTTATCCAAGGCGCAAGACACACCAACTGCCTTGCGCGATGTGAAAGAGAACCAGCCGGAGTTTGACGTTTGA
- the purH gene encoding bifunctional phosphoribosylaminoimidazolecarboxamide formyltransferase/IMP cyclohydrolase translates to MTDLHPITRALLSVSDKTGLIDLGRALSARGVELLSTGGSAKTLRDAGLDVRDVADVTGFPEMMDGRVKTLHPAVHGGLLALRDNDAHLAAMEEHKIDAIDLLVVNLYPFEETVAAGAGYDDCIENIDIGGPAMIRAAAKNHAFVNVVVDVLDYDALLAELDANDGATTLAFRQTLAQTAYARTAAYDAAVSTWMAGAIGDTAPRRKAVAGTLAQTLRYGENPHQSATFYVDGSSRPGVATATQHQGKELSYNNINDTDAAFELVSEFAPADGPAVAIIKHANPCGVAIGATLAQAYQKAFQCDQTSAFGGIIALNGELDAETAEAITGIFTEVVIAPSATDEAKEIFAAKKNLRLLTTGALADPMAVAQTIRQVSGGYLMQDKDNGRVASSDLRVVTKVKPTDAQMVDLLFAWKVAKHVKSNAIVYVKDGATVGVGAGQMSRIDSALIAAKKAERMAEALGLSEPLTKGSAVASDAFFPFADGLLEAAAAGASCVIQPGGSMRDEEVIAAADDAGLAMVFTGMRHFRH, encoded by the coding sequence ATGACCGACCTTCACCCAATTACCCGCGCTTTGCTGTCTGTGTCTGACAAGACCGGATTGATCGACCTTGGACGGGCACTGTCCGCGCGCGGTGTCGAATTGTTGTCCACCGGCGGGTCGGCAAAGACGCTGCGTGACGCAGGTCTCGACGTGCGGGATGTGGCGGATGTGACGGGATTTCCTGAAATGATGGATGGTCGCGTGAAGACACTTCATCCGGCCGTGCACGGTGGATTGTTGGCGTTGCGCGACAACGACGCACATTTGGCGGCGATGGAAGAACACAAGATCGACGCAATCGATCTACTGGTCGTGAACCTCTATCCGTTTGAAGAAACCGTCGCTGCGGGTGCTGGATATGATGACTGCATCGAGAATATCGACATCGGTGGTCCTGCGATGATTCGCGCGGCGGCCAAGAACCATGCGTTTGTGAATGTTGTTGTGGATGTGCTGGACTACGATGCGCTGTTGGCTGAATTGGATGCCAATGACGGCGCGACGACACTGGCGTTCCGCCAAACACTGGCCCAGACAGCTTATGCGCGCACGGCAGCTTATGATGCCGCAGTCAGCACATGGATGGCAGGGGCAATTGGCGATACTGCACCGCGCCGCAAGGCAGTCGCGGGAACGTTGGCGCAAACTTTGCGCTATGGCGAGAACCCACATCAGTCAGCGACGTTCTATGTGGATGGGTCCAGCCGACCCGGCGTAGCAACGGCAACCCAGCATCAGGGCAAAGAACTGTCCTACAACAACATCAACGACACGGACGCGGCTTTTGAATTGGTTAGTGAATTTGCGCCTGCCGATGGCCCTGCTGTCGCAATTATCAAACACGCCAACCCGTGCGGTGTGGCGATTGGTGCGACCTTGGCGCAGGCGTATCAAAAGGCGTTTCAATGCGACCAGACCAGCGCGTTCGGTGGCATTATTGCCTTGAACGGCGAACTTGACGCCGAAACGGCCGAAGCGATCACAGGCATCTTCACAGAAGTCGTCATCGCGCCTTCTGCAACTGACGAGGCTAAGGAAATCTTTGCCGCCAAAAAGAACCTGCGTCTTTTGACGACGGGTGCTTTGGCCGATCCAATGGCCGTGGCACAGACGATCCGTCAGGTGTCGGGTGGCTATCTTATGCAGGACAAGGACAACGGGCGCGTCGCGTCGTCTGACCTGAGGGTCGTAACCAAAGTCAAACCAACCGATGCGCAAATGGTGGATCTGTTGTTTGCGTGGAAAGTCGCAAAACACGTCAAATCCAACGCGATCGTTTATGTCAAAGACGGCGCGACGGTGGGTGTTGGCGCTGGCCAGATGAGCCGGATCGACAGCGCATTGATTGCAGCCAAGAAGGCTGAACGCATGGCCGAAGCGTTGGGGCTTTCTGAACCGTTGACCAAAGGGTCCGCAGTGGCATCTGACGCCTTCTTTCCGTTTGCTGATGGCTTGCTTGAGGCTGCCGCGGCGGGCGCGTCTTGCGTGATCCAGCCGGGCGGTTCTATGAGAGATGAGGAAGTGATTGCGGCGGCAGATGATGCTGGCCTCGCAATGGTTTTTACCGGTATGCGCCATTTTCGGCACTAA
- a CDS encoding DUF3035 domain-containing protein, which produces MKLIFCFGVIVMLTACAGGDRGLRDLRSNGGGPDEFRVMPVGELVMPSDVMNLPAPTPGQSNRTDPTPSADAVAALGGNPNALIPNGIPASDGALVTAASRNGVDPAIRQTLASDDAAFRTRQSRFGFIRGRDRYFSAYARQALDAYSELQRFRNAGVATPSAPPQ; this is translated from the coding sequence ATGAAACTAATCTTTTGTTTCGGTGTGATTGTGATGCTGACCGCCTGTGCGGGCGGTGATCGCGGATTGCGTGACTTACGCTCAAATGGGGGCGGGCCAGACGAGTTTAGGGTGATGCCTGTTGGTGAACTTGTTATGCCAAGTGATGTTATGAACCTGCCAGCGCCGACGCCGGGCCAGTCCAATCGTACCGATCCAACGCCAAGTGCAGATGCGGTCGCGGCATTAGGCGGCAATCCGAACGCGTTGATCCCCAATGGAATTCCCGCAAGCGACGGCGCATTGGTGACTGCAGCCAGCCGCAACGGTGTTGATCCCGCAATCCGACAGACACTTGCGTCCGATGATGCGGCGTTCCGTACACGTCAGTCGCGTTTTGGGTTCATTCGCGGGCGGGATCGCTATTTCAGTGCCTATGCCCGCCAAGCGCTGGATGCCTATTCTGAACTTCAGCGTTTCCGCAATGCAGGTGTTGCTACGCCATCGGCACCCCCGCAATAA
- a CDS encoding DUF1674 domain-containing protein, with product MTQAHKDISDAAKRALAEASDRREKAKAMELPEELGGRDGPEPVRFGDWERKGIAVDF from the coding sequence ATGACCCAAGCACACAAAGACATCAGCGATGCCGCCAAACGCGCCCTTGCCGAGGCGAGCGATCGTCGCGAAAAGGCAAAAGCGATGGAACTGCCCGAAGAACTAGGTGGCCGCGACGGACCTGAACCCGTTCGTTTCGGCGATTGGGAAAGAAAAGGCATCGCCGTAGATTTCTAG
- a CDS encoding RsmB/NOP family class I SAM-dependent RNA methyltransferase, with protein sequence MSQQQGLGPRRAALYMLDQVTGEGKLLPELIGEGALQHLSPEDRARAQRLTTETLRGLARADRMLARFLAKTPPLSVRNVLRLCTVELAGGEAAHGVVNAGVEMVARSQRTSSMKGLVNAVLRKVAAEGPEGWAQLVTPRLPGWLRSPLKDAYGPDVVAAIEVAQFAGAPLDITAKGDPNAANETLKGEILPTGTIRLRDAGQVSTLPGFETGDWWVQDAAAAIPVQILAPQSGEKILDLCAAPGGKTMQLAASGADVTAVDSSEGRMIRVGENLKRTGLSATTITADAFAFTDGGFDAVLLDAPCSATGTIRRHPDLPYAKDGSEFGILIHQQERMIDHALSLLKPGGRLVFCTCSLLPDEGEVQVEEALARHAGLTVDASAIDRAGIDPDWRTEDGGLRLRPDYWADKGGMDGFYIAQLRKPA encoded by the coding sequence ATGTCGCAGCAACAAGGCTTAGGGCCACGCAGGGCCGCATTGTACATGCTGGATCAGGTTACAGGCGAAGGTAAATTGCTGCCGGAACTCATCGGGGAAGGCGCATTGCAGCATCTTTCGCCCGAAGACCGTGCCCGCGCCCAGCGCCTCACGACTGAGACCTTGCGTGGACTGGCGCGTGCAGATCGCATGTTGGCGCGGTTTTTGGCCAAGACCCCGCCATTGTCGGTGCGAAATGTTTTGCGGCTTTGCACGGTTGAACTGGCAGGCGGCGAAGCGGCGCACGGTGTGGTGAACGCTGGCGTTGAAATGGTGGCCCGCAGTCAACGCACGTCATCCATGAAGGGTCTTGTGAACGCAGTGCTGCGCAAAGTCGCCGCCGAAGGTCCCGAAGGATGGGCGCAATTGGTCACGCCGCGGTTGCCCGGTTGGTTGCGCAGCCCGCTGAAAGACGCCTACGGGCCAGACGTCGTGGCCGCGATTGAAGTGGCACAGTTTGCTGGTGCGCCGCTGGACATTACTGCCAAGGGCGATCCGAACGCTGCAAACGAGACGCTGAAGGGCGAAATATTGCCGACGGGAACCATTCGTCTGCGCGATGCGGGGCAGGTGTCCACCTTGCCAGGGTTTGAAACAGGCGATTGGTGGGTGCAAGACGCAGCGGCTGCGATTCCTGTGCAAATTCTGGCGCCTCAAAGTGGTGAAAAGATACTTGACCTGTGTGCGGCGCCCGGTGGCAAAACGATGCAGCTCGCCGCATCTGGCGCGGATGTAACAGCAGTGGATTCGTCCGAAGGGCGTATGATCCGCGTCGGCGAGAATTTGAAACGCACAGGGCTGAGTGCGACGACGATCACCGCAGACGCATTCGCATTTACCGATGGCGGTTTTGACGCGGTTTTGCTGGATGCACCGTGTTCTGCCACAGGCACAATCCGCCGCCACCCCGATTTGCCTTATGCCAAAGACGGGTCCGAATTTGGGATCCTGATCCACCAGCAAGAGCGCATGATCGACCACGCGCTGAGCCTTCTGAAACCCGGTGGGCGGTTGGTCTTCTGCACCTGTTCACTGTTACCCGACGAGGGTGAAGTTCAAGTCGAAGAGGCGTTGGCACGTCACGCCGGTTTGACGGTCGACGCATCAGCGATTGATCGCGCGGGTATCGACCCCGATTGGCGCACTGAGGACGGAGGCCTGCGCCTGCGTCCTGACTACTGGGCGGATAAAGGTGGCATGGACGGGTTTTATATTGCGCAATTGCGAAAGCCCGCTTGA